CGCATGGCCTACGAGCACCTTCGGGTCGAGATCGACGACGGCGTCGCGCTGCTGACGCTCGATCGTCCCGAGCACATGAACGCGTTCTCCGGCCCGATGGGGGCGTCGCTCGCGGCGGCGTATCGCGAGTGCGACGGGCGGGACGACGTCCGCGCCGTCGTGCTCACCGGCGCCGGCCGCGCCTTCTGCGTGGGCGCCGACCTGTCGGCGGGGGGCGAGACCTTCGCCAAACGCGACGAGCCGGAGTTCAGCGCCGATCCGGTCGCGTTCCCGGCCTGGGACGTGCGCAAGCCCGTCATCGCGGCGGTGAACGGCCACGCGATCGGCATCGGTCTCACGCTCGCCATGCAGTGCGACATCCGTCTCGTGGCGCGCGAGGCGAAGCTCGCCTTCGCGCACGTGCGCCGCGGTGTGCTGCCCGACGCCCACTCGCACTGGACCGTCCCGCGCGCGATCGGCTTCGCCCGCACCGCCGAGCTCTTCCTCACCGGCCGCCACGTGACGGGTGAGGAAGCCGCCACGATCGGGCTCGCCAGCCGCGCCCTTGCGGCGGCCGAGGTGCTGGTGGCCGCTCGCGAGATGGCGCGCGACGTCGCCGTCAACTGCGCACCGCTGTCGGTGGCGCTCTCGAAGCGCCTCCTGTGGGAGAGCCGGGGGCTCACGCGCGACGAGGTCGGGCAGCGCGAGACGGCATACCACCATCTCGTCATGGGACGTCCCGACGCGCTCGAGGGCGTGATGGCGTTCCTCGAGCGCCGCGCGCCGCGCTGGCAGCTCGCGGTCCCGCGCGACTACCCAGAGCCGGCCCAAGAGTGCGTCTTGGGCCGGGGGCGAGATTGATGCGCTCGTGGTACGCGCGACCGGCATGTCGCGGCCGGCGAAGCCGGCGCGACACACTAGATACGCGCGCTACCCAGGCGCGCCGCT
This DNA window, taken from Candidatus Eisenbacteria bacterium, encodes the following:
- a CDS encoding enoyl-CoA hydratase-related protein, translated to MAYEHLRVEIDDGVALLTLDRPEHMNAFSGPMGASLAAAYRECDGRDDVRAVVLTGAGRAFCVGADLSAGGETFAKRDEPEFSADPVAFPAWDVRKPVIAAVNGHAIGIGLTLAMQCDIRLVAREAKLAFAHVRRGVLPDAHSHWTVPRAIGFARTAELFLTGRHVTGEEAATIGLASRALAAAEVLVAAREMARDVAVNCAPLSVALSKRLLWESRGLTRDEVGQRETAYHHLVMGRPDALEGVMAFLERRAPRWQLAVPRDYPEPAQECVLGRGRD